The Lepidochelys kempii isolate rLepKem1 chromosome 2, rLepKem1.hap2, whole genome shotgun sequence genomic interval aactttcacaaatacaattttattttctttcttcctggaaaaaaaagtttacacTCAGCATCTCAAACACAAAATAAGAAACAGTTGGACACTAACTcaagttttatttatatattctaCTTTCCTCTAGACCAGTCCAGACTATCATCGGGGAGAAAAGCAGAAAACCGTGAGACCATATGTCATCCAGCACTTCTGGTCTtattcagtttgtttgttttttaataaaatattgaaaagCTATTACACAGCATATTTCAAGCAAAAATTCCTGAAcataattctaaaaaaaaaaaaaaacccaaaaccccaaCCACtcaatatagttttaaaaaacataGGACTGAATGGCACTTTCATTTTAGCATTCATGATGCAGaaagcacatttttaaatatagtgCACCCTCACTACAATTTTCATTTCTGTAAGGCTAACGTGGATATAAGGCAACGTAACCTCAGCTCCCACCTATGTCCCTCATAAAACACCATTAGCACATGCTTCTCTTTAGTATATGCCAAGATGCTCTGCTTCCCTTCAACTTCGTTTACCTACTCCCTCCTGTTTAAAAAAGTAACTTAAGAAGATGATGTGCTATATTTGTCACACACTGCAAGATACTaaaatattgaaaagaaacaGCAATGAATACAAATATTCACATATCTGAAAACTGACTTCCATCTCTTAAATAACTTATCTGAAGttacaaaatacacacacaaatatcataCATAGCTATTTCATAGAAAGATATCAGAGATTGTTTTGCCTTTGATAATTTAACTGACCTATTTCTGGAGCAAAGATATCTGGACAGTGTTGCTACCTAAGATTTTCattataattgatttttttaaatatacaataaATTCTCTCTAGCTATTCTAGCAGGTAGTGCAAATAAAGACATTCTTTGGgttgcaatttttaaaacatctcAATGTTATCTTCAACATATCACTAGCAAATTAATAAGTAACAAAATACTGTACTGTAAATGCACATCTTCTAACATTACATTATCCTTAGTTACCTGTTTAAAACCAATCACACAAACAATGATTAAGCTATATAATCAATCTATCCAAAAGAtatgttacatttttatttaaataaatatattttacaagtgaatatatatttttccattttagttTAACTTCAAATATTATAAAGTATCACCCATTTGGCATACTACATCAACCAAGTTACCAGAATATCTTTAAATACGATATTGTACAGCACTGCTTTAACAGAACTTTCTGAAAGCAACAAATTAATCCTCTGAGAACCTTATGTACAGAAGTTGGGACTGCATGTACTCAGCACATTCTATAGCAGAACAGTGTACGATATGTTAGTGTCAACTATTGCTTTGCCTAGCCAGAGGTAAAAAGCTTTTCTTGAATCCAATCAAATCGATGATAAAGAAATATAAGGTGATCTTGTATGTTATCTAATATTGCTTGCTGCATTTACACGTTTACTTGTAGTTACTGGCACCAGATTACCACTAGTTCCATTGGTGGTATTTGTTGCTGAGCCATTCACAACAATGTAGTCAACTTTGTTTTCCAGTTTCACCAGACGTTGTAAGATGTCATCCAGAAGAACAGCAATCGTTCTTTTGAGATCAGCTGAAGAAGACAAAACAAAGAAAGTAGCATTGAATACTGTTCATTTACATTATCAGCAGTGTGTGAGAAATTTGCAGATTTGGACATCTAACTTATGTCTCCAaaggttgcttttcttttttcctggatTTGTTTGGAGAAGATAGAGAAAAGGTAGAGTGTGCTTTAATTCTCCAACATATGGATTCTAGCTGTCCATATGTTTAAAAAGTACTATTTCTTATTTTTTGCATACTTGAAGATACTACCACAATAGCAAACTGAGAATTGGccaattgaatcatagaatataaaaTAACATTAGTCTCCCCTAGtcctcccccaattttttttttaaaagataagtgACTATTTAAGGGTAATATTTTGGACTTTAACCCACAGCAGCAGTAGAGGCAAAATAAATTCAACCTGTATAACAGCTTCTGGCACTTGGCAGCATTAGAAAGCACTTAGTTTTTCCACCCTAGATAAGATGGATCTTAATTATTTCCTTCTGTAGTTCCTTTCCAATTATTCTCCAAGTTCAGAACGTGCTGTCTGCCACAGGACAAGGTAGAGCACTTTTGTAATACACAATGTAATTCTTAAAGCAGAAAAAAGGAATACAGtttctttcttattttaaaattcttggatgtaAAGATTTAGACTTAGGTTCTTTTTAGATCAACTTATCTATATATCGAGAAAAAAAAGCAGGGTGGAAGAGGACAGTTAATCACGGTGTGGGAAGGAAGAACACAAATGGGCAAGACTACTAAGCAAACAATGCAGTAATCAACataattcaacaaaaaaattcactTTGCTGTACGTATTCTTTCAGAAATGAGAAATTTTCAATGTTTACGTTAAACAGATCTCAATAAGTAAACCACACACAGATCTCTCTTGCATTTTAGATGAGCATAGGCTATAGACATATAGCGGGTGCACAGGTAACAGGGCACAGTGGTGTCAAGTCAGAGGGGAATATGCTGATGCAAACACAATGGAGGCTCAAGATTTGGAGCACTCTactgccatctgtaaaataagggtcagattctgctaaATACATAATCATTCCCCCATCTCTCCCATTCTACCATCATGATTGCTTCTCATTGTTTGTTAATAGTAGAAGAGAAGAAaattaaggggggggggagataaaagCAATAAAAAGGTAGAAATAACACAAAGTGACAGTGTTTGGGTAGTGAAgtgttttaattttacatttaattCCTACATTATGAATGTAGTCCTTCATGTTACTGTGGAGAAAACCCCCCAGAGCTCTATTTCCAATTGGTGGAGAAACAAGACAACCTAGTATTGATTCTGACAGTCAAATTACTATAATACATACAACTATGTTTAAAGAACAAGTGTTAAAAGAAGTTATGCCTTAAAATTAAGCCCTATCAATGAGCAAACACACAGTCAGCACATACAAAATTACTTTGAAGAGTTCCATGTACcatttaaaataagatttaaaagCTGTACCAAAGGCAGTTTAGAACAAAACGGTTTGTGTAGCCAGGTTTATTTAATCTTACCATATCCTGCCATTGAGGCTCCATTACCACCATTCattatgttcttattttcttcTGCCAGTGCTTTCACATATCTTTTACTTAAGTCTAGTATCTGTTCACGCAATTCAGCACTGGTTTGGTGCCTTGGATGCTGAAAAGTATAGCGCAGCAACATCAAGCCCCAAATGAATCCAAACACCAGCAACAACAAACTCAGTTTCTGGGACATGTTTTTTcttgaaaatgttaaaaacattTCTGATGAAGGCAACAGATGAGTCTTGATTTCACAAAAAATAATTCAATTTGAAGTTGTCATGGTATTTACATATTCGTCAAAAGCAAGATCTTCACAAAGTAACAAATCTTCTGGGTGGACCATCTTAAACACATTTTCTCCACGTCAACTGATTCCTAAATTTGAAGTATTACAAGATTAGTCAAAATGCTCATTCACtaggaaaaagaacaaaaaagtttTCAAGTTATTAGATATTCTAGAAATTCTTTGTGGATTCATATCTGTGCAGAAACATAACTGTCCACCTCACTTATTTCTACAGCTTTGTCTTTTAGCTTTTCTGCATCAAGTCAAAACTTCAATGCCACCATCATTGCTTCAGTTTTAAATTACTGTAATTgtaattaactttttaaagtgCATTTGCGTTCAATCTTATAGAAACCTGTAAAAAACTCTTCCCTTTAGAAACTATTCAGTTTGTAAGCAATATGTTTGGGTTGTTTATAATGCcatattttcacaaaaaaagtcCTTGCAAATTCATCTGCAGCTGTTGCTTATTCCCCACTGAAAGTCACAAGGCTATGGTGAAACTTAAACATAAAATTTATTTAGACTAAGTTTCTTTGGTAAGGTCCTCATTTGCTTTTGTACAGGATCAAACACAGTCAGTGTCTTAATAAAACATAATGAAGTTACACCTCCTTATAGCACTTTGGCTAATAATCATCCATTAGTTATATAATCCTTACCGTAGCAACCAATTTTGATGCCACTACAGATTATGACTTCAGGTGGGAAGTGATCAGCAGGAACATATCAGTATTTATAAACCAAATATCCAGCTTCTGAGGGTATGGAGTAGTATCGGCCATACATCTTCAAAGAAAGCTCTGCATGTcaagcaaagtttattcaaataAAGTTCTGCATATTATGttaagaccaacattttcaaggAGGAGCCTCACGTTGAGCAGTGCCTAATCGTAAGCAACTATGTCTGAAAGCCCAAAATTACTAAAATAACGATTGGAACTGGATACTGTGGCTTAGCATACATACAAACACAAATTTCACATACATAAAGTCACTTCTTCTGTTTGAAAGGCAGGCAAAGATTTCTTCTTTTAAGCAGCTACTTTGCCTTTTAAAATCCTTGTTTACAATCTTACTCAGTATTTGGCCTCTACAGTATCCTGTGGCAATGACTTCTACTGCTTAATaatgtgtgaaaaaaatatttccttctatAAGTTTTGCATCTTCCatcttttaatttcattaaaaCATCCCCTTGTTTTGTGTCATGTCAGGGAGAACAGAAACTCTGGATCAACCTTTGACATAtttttatcatatcccctcttatttgtctcctttctaaggtaaacaaacccaattttttcagtctttctttaAATGAGTTTTTCCTCATGCCTCTAATCAGGTGTTATCCTTCTCTGGACCTCTTCCAATTCTGCAATATCCCATTTGAGATTAGGTAAACAGTACTGCACATAATATTCTAGGTGAGGCTTCagcattgatttatataatggcattgtaTTTTCCATATTCTTCTCTATCATGTTCCTTTGGCATCCTAACATCTTGGCTTTCTGGACCATAGCTGCACATTAAGTCAAGGTCTTCATTGGGCTGCCCACAGCAATGTCTAGGTACCTTTCTTGAGTTAACAAAGTTAATTTAGAATCCTCTAAAGTGTACAAGTAGTTAAAATTTCTCTTTCCAATGTGTTTTACTTCTGACACAGCGTACTGACCCaacagaagattttaaaaaataatataaaaaaatcacacagtaGGCAAAGACAGTGCTTTCGGTTCCTCTGGGATTATCCTTGCTAGCTTGACTAGGTGAAGTAGTCAATGTATCTTAGTAAAGCCGTGATCACATTAAAAAGGAGCTAAATATGGGGACCATAGTGGTTTGAGTGACAAAGTATTTTGTTGTTCGTAACACATGCAAGGCTCAGGAATATAATCAAGATAAagcctgcccctttccccctACCATAAGGACAAAACAGATTGTTTCAATGacaaaatgtttgaaaacttAAATAGATGATTTGGCACTATTTTAGACAAATTAATAACCACACCTTACATTTACAAAGCAGTATTACATTTACAAAGCAGTATTAATCTCAAAGGATTCCAAAGTCCTTCAAAAATATTACGTATGAGAATCACTTCCTCTACACTTGGAAGGAAtatagcagctgtttaacagtgaaCAGCCCTAACGAGAAAGTTTAGAAGAGGAAGTGAAGACTCCTCTTCACATCCAAATGAAAAGATACGGCCTACACCACACTTAGATTTCACCCACATCTGAACAGGGTTGTCCATGCTAACTTATACAATGCTGAATACATTTTAGCAGTCAGTTTAGACCAGGGCTAATTTTGTTCAGCATCACCAGCTAAGTATTAAACCCCAAGAAGCCCTGATAAATTCTATTGTAAACTCTTTGCTGACTATCTCCAGTACCCATTAGTCTTCAGATATTTTAGACCAGGCCTATAGCAATTACAGTAGACAACATATAATGACTCAAGTTATAACTTAGACAGGATACAAGGATTAACACCCCTAAATCTTGTGAAAAGTGTTATGGGATTTTTAATACGTGTGATCATGACCTCAGTATCTCTCTTCTACTAGAAGTGACATCTTTTGCTGCAGAGTGACCTTCAATACCTTACTGAACCATTTGATCAGAATTAGCTCAGAAGGAATACCACAGCCTCTCATTGAATCACCAACCAGTTAGAAGATAAGAAGAGTTTTCTTTGAGGAAAGGGAACACAAGGGCCTAACAATAAGAGTGCAGTTTAAATGCACTTATCTACTAAGGTTTTGGGGAATATCCCTGTTTACTAGATTAGAGAACTCAGAAACCATTGCATAATTCCCAGGAGCTGTAAAATAACTGTAAATAAATTATTAACAAATTAGACATGAATACACAATACAAGAAATAAGAAGGCACGGGGCCAATGCGCTGTGTACACAGGGGGATCACATCCTGAGGGTCAAAATGGGACAAGAGTAGTGGTAATTTTCCACGTTCTACCTACAAACCAAAACCCACAGGCTCATGACACCAAGAGGAGATACCACTCCAAGTGGATTGTGCTTATCTTCATATTGTTCCTCTTGTTTCTTCTATACTTTACTCAGAAATGAAGTAGAAACTAGGACTGTCGATTAAACGCacttaactcaaaaaaaaattaattgcgattaatcacactgttaatagaataccaattgaaatgtattaaatattttggatgtttttttacacagaatacaaagtgtacagtgctcactttatattatttttattacaaatatttgcactgtaaaagtgataaaagaaatagtatttttcaattcacctcatacaagtactgtagtccaatctctttatcgtgaaagtataacttacaaatgtagatttttgtgttgcataactgtactcaaaaacaaaatgtaaaactttagagcctacacatccactcagtcctatttcagccaatcactcagacaaactagtttggttacaattttcaggagataatgctgcctgcttcttgtttacaatgtcacatgaaaatgagaacaggcattctcatggcactgttgtagccggcattgcaataTATTCACATGGCAGATGCGCTAgatattcatatgtcccttcctgcttcaaccaccattccagaggacatgtgtccatgctgatgacgggttctgctcgataacgatccaaagcacagcagaccgacgcatgttcgttttcatcatctgagtcagatgccaccagcagaaggctgattttattttttggtggttcaggttctgtagtttccacatctgagtgttgctcttttaagacttctgaaagtatgctccacacctcgtccctctcagattttggacagcacttcagattcttaaaccttgagttgagtgctgtagctatttttagaaatctcacattggtaccttctttgagttttgtcaaatccGCTTTGAAAGTgttattaaaatgaacatgtgctgggtcatcatccgagactgctataacatgaaatatatggaagaatgcgggtaaaacagaacaggagacatacagttctcccccaaggagttcagtcacaaatttaattaacacttttttttttaaatgagcatcatcaatctggaagcatgtcctgtggaatggcggccgaagcatgaaggggcatacgaatgtttagcatttctggcacataaatatcttgcaacaccagctacaaaagtgccatgcgaatgcctgttctcactttcaggtgacattgtaaataaaaagcaggccGCAGTATCTCCCGTATATGTAACCAAACGTGTCTgcctgagtgattggctgaagcaggactgagtggacatgtaggctctaaagttttacattgttttattttttttaaatgcagttattttttgtacataattctatatttgtaagttgaactttcatgataaagagattgcactacagtacttgtattaggtgaattgaaaaatactatttcttttgttttttatagtgcaaatatttgtaataaaaataaatataaagtgagaactgtacactttgtattctgtcttgtaattgaaatcaatatatttgaaaatgtagaaaacatccaaaaatatttaaataaatggtattctattattgtttaatagcacaattaatcgcaattcatttttttaattgcttgacagctctAGTAGCAACAAAAGTGATATTTAAATCATATTTTAGATCCAGAGGTAATACTACATTGAGATTAACTGGAACAACTCGCCTCTCAGAACTGTGAACTAAAACTTCATCAGTTTACAATCTGTTCACATTCGGAAGGTTGTGTTGGTAAATATAACACCTAAGGGGCTTATTTTACAAACAGTAACctggattatggagcaaagattGGAGCCACCAAGAAAAAGCATCAGATTACTAAATTGCTGCAAACTAGCCTAAGTAGGCCCCAGGTCATTatcacagaacagagagaaaaTCCTTCTTTATATCACACCTGGAAAAGTACATTCCATTCTAGTTATCTGTATCTTTCCAATAATGAGGTACAAAAAAGGAGTTTAACGTTGGAGTGAATGATTTATAGAGAAAGTTTAATAAAAGGTAAATATATATAGCTTGTTTAAACAGG includes:
- the CCDC126 gene encoding coiled-coil domain-containing protein 126, which encodes MFLTFSRKNMSQKLSLLLLVFGFIWGLMLLRYTFQHPRHQTSAELREQILDLSKRYVKALAEENKNIMNGGNGASMAGYADLKRTIAVLLDDILQRLVKLENKVDYIVVNGSATNTTNGTSGNLVPVTTSKRVNAASNIR